In one Magnetospirillum sp. genomic region, the following are encoded:
- the scpA gene encoding methylmalonyl-CoA mutase: MAEFARPTIADWEKLARAELKGAGPDTLAWTTPEGIVVKPLYTKDDLAGLAHLDGMPGIAPYVRGPRATMYANRPWTIRQYAGFSTAEESNAFYRKALAGGQAGLSVAFDLATHRGYDSDHPRVTGDVGKAGVAIDSVEDMKILFDGIPLDKMSVSMTMNGAVLPVLAAFVVAGEEQGVSADKLSGTIQNDILKEFMVRNTYIYPPAPSMRIVADIIAHTARHMPKFNSISISGYHMQEAGATCVQELAFTLADGLEYVRAALSQGLDIDAFAPRLSFFFAIGMNFFMEIAKLRAARLLWAEMVQPFGPKKADSLALRTHCQTSGVSLTEQDPYNNVVRTAFEAMAAALGGTQSLHTNSFDEALALPTPFSSRIARNTQLILQEETGVANVVDPLAGSYYLEHLTASMAEEARKLIGEVEALGGMTKAVESGMPKLRIEEAAARRQARIDRGEEVVVGVNKYKLAEQEPIEIRDIDNTAVRESQIARLNAVRAKRDSAAVEKSLAALADAAKTGTGNLLALAIDAMRARATVGEVSDALEKVYTRHRATIRSVTGIYGSAYEGDAGFARIKDDVADFAKAEGRRPRMLVVKLGQDGHDRGAKVIATAFADIGFDVDVGPLFQTPEEAARQAIENDVHVVGVSSQAAGHKTLVPALIEALKAARAEDIIVVCGGVIPPQDYQALLDAGVAAIYGPGTNIPHAAAEVIGLVRRRKKAA, encoded by the coding sequence ATGGCCGAGTTTGCACGCCCCACGATCGCGGATTGGGAAAAACTGGCGCGCGCCGAGCTCAAAGGTGCGGGCCCCGACACGCTTGCCTGGACCACGCCCGAAGGCATTGTCGTCAAACCGCTTTATACGAAAGACGACCTCGCGGGGCTGGCCCATCTGGACGGCATGCCCGGGATCGCACCTTATGTGCGCGGGCCCCGCGCCACGATGTATGCGAACCGCCCCTGGACGATCCGCCAGTACGCCGGCTTCTCGACGGCCGAGGAATCGAATGCATTTTACCGCAAGGCGCTCGCCGGCGGCCAAGCGGGTCTGTCGGTCGCGTTCGATCTTGCCACGCATCGCGGCTACGACAGCGACCATCCGCGCGTGACCGGCGACGTCGGCAAGGCCGGTGTCGCGATCGACTCGGTCGAAGACATGAAGATCCTGTTCGACGGCATCCCGCTCGACAAAATGTCAGTGTCGATGACGATGAACGGGGCGGTGCTGCCCGTGCTCGCGGCCTTCGTCGTCGCGGGCGAAGAGCAGGGCGTGTCCGCCGACAAATTGTCGGGCACCATCCAGAACGACATTCTCAAAGAATTCATGGTGCGCAATACCTACATCTATCCGCCCGCGCCTAGCATGCGCATCGTGGCAGACATCATCGCGCACACCGCGCGCCACATGCCGAAATTCAATTCGATCTCGATCAGCGGCTACCATATGCAGGAAGCAGGTGCCACCTGCGTGCAGGAGCTCGCTTTCACGCTCGCCGACGGTCTCGAATATGTGCGTGCGGCCCTGTCGCAAGGGCTCGATATTGATGCGTTTGCGCCGCGCCTGTCGTTCTTCTTCGCGATCGGCATGAACTTCTTCATGGAGATCGCCAAGCTGCGCGCGGCCCGCCTGCTGTGGGCCGAAATGGTGCAGCCTTTCGGCCCCAAAAAGGCCGACAGCCTCGCATTGCGCACACATTGCCAGACGTCCGGCGTGTCGCTGACCGAGCAGGATCCTTACAACAACGTGGTTCGCACCGCGTTCGAGGCGATGGCGGCGGCCCTTGGCGGCACGCAGTCGCTGCACACCAATTCGTTCGACGAAGCGCTGGCCCTGCCCACGCCGTTCTCCTCGCGCATCGCGCGCAACACCCAGCTCATCCTCCAGGAAGAGACCGGTGTTGCCAATGTCGTCGATCCGCTCGCAGGCAGCTATTATCTCGAGCATCTGACCGCGTCGATGGCGGAAGAAGCGCGCAAATTGATCGGCGAGGTCGAAGCACTCGGCGGCATGACCAAGGCCGTCGAAAGCGGCATGCCGAAGCTGCGGATCGAAGAAGCCGCCGCGCGTCGCCAGGCGCGTATCGACCGCGGCGAAGAGGTCGTGGTCGGCGTCAACAAATACAAGCTCGCCGAACAGGAGCCGATCGAGATCCGCGACATCGACAATACGGCCGTGCGCGAATCCCAGATCGCTCGCCTCAATGCCGTGCGCGCCAAGCGCGACTCGGCGGCCGTCGAAAAGTCGCTGGCGGCCTTGGCGGATGCCGCCAAGACCGGAACCGGCAATCTCTTGGCGCTGGCGATCGACGCCATGCGCGCGCGCGCGACTGTCGGCGAAGTCTCCGATGCGCTCGAGAAAGTCTATACGCGCCATCGCGCCACGATCCGTTCGGTCACCGGCATCTACGGCTCGGCCTACGAGGGCGATGCAGGGTTTGCGCGCATCAAAGATGACGTCGCAGACTTTGCCAAAGCCGAAGGGCGCCGGCCGCGCATGTTGGTCGTGAAACTCGGTCAGGACGGCCACGATCGCGGTGCGAAAGTCATCGCCACGGCCTTTGCCGATATCGGCTTCGACGTCGATGTGGGCCCGCTGTTCCAAACGCCCGAAGAGGCCGCCCGCCAAGCGATCGAAAACGACGTGCATGTCGTCGGCGTGTCTTCGCAGGCGGCGGGCCACAAGACGCTTGTGCCGGCACTTATCGAAGCCCTCAAGGCCGCGCGCGCTGAAGACATTATCGTAGTGTGCGGCGGCGTGATCCCGCCGCAGGACTACCAAGCCCTTCTCGATGCCGGTGTGGCCGCAATCTACGGACCCGGCACCAACATTCCCCATGCTGCGGCAGAGGTCATCGGCCTCGTGCGGCGGCGCAAGAAAGCGGCGTAA
- a CDS encoding TIGR01459 family HAD-type hydrolase, with amino-acid sequence MTKALNGIGAIAPHYDVFMFDMWGCLHDGIRAFPGVADLLAQLRQRGKRCVVISNAPRLVASLRLQMPGFGLDPNAFDGIVTSGEDAWQALVADTHKLGRRFLHVGSALNLGDPAAIGLEIVADIDDADFILATGPAGDGTLDMHSFGDMLAKARKRDLALLCANPDLEVLRGEQRFLCAGTLAQAYEAIGGRTIYHGKPHAGVYQRALGFAGDVAPSRVLALGDAMRTDVAGARAFGFDQVFVSGGIHAEGLQAPIGNLPTSEAMLALAQSFGFAPTYMLAELRW; translated from the coding sequence GTGACAAAAGCACTCAACGGAATCGGCGCGATTGCGCCGCACTACGACGTGTTTATGTTCGACATGTGGGGCTGCCTGCACGACGGCATTCGCGCGTTCCCGGGCGTGGCCGATCTGCTCGCCCAATTGCGCCAACGGGGCAAACGCTGCGTCGTGATCTCGAACGCGCCGCGCCTCGTAGCGTCGTTGCGTTTGCAGATGCCTGGCTTCGGCCTCGATCCCAACGCGTTCGACGGCATCGTCACGTCCGGCGAAGATGCGTGGCAGGCCTTGGTTGCCGACACGCACAAGCTCGGGCGCCGCTTTTTGCATGTGGGTTCGGCTCTCAATCTCGGCGATCCCGCAGCAATCGGCCTCGAAATCGTCGCCGACATCGACGACGCCGATTTCATTCTGGCGACCGGGCCTGCCGGCGATGGCACGCTCGATATGCATTCGTTCGGCGACATGCTGGCCAAAGCGCGCAAGCGCGATCTCGCCTTGCTGTGCGCGAACCCGGATCTCGAAGTGTTGCGCGGCGAACAGCGTTTTTTGTGCGCGGGCACGCTCGCACAAGCCTATGAGGCGATCGGCGGACGCACGATCTATCACGGCAAGCCGCACGCGGGCGTCTACCAGCGGGCACTCGGGTTCGCAGGCGACGTCGCCCCGTCGCGCGTGCTCGCACTCGGCGACGCGATGCGCACCGACGTTGCCGGCGCGCGCGCTTTTGGCTTCGACCAAGTCTTCGTCTCGGGCGGCATCCATGCTGAAGGGCTGCAAGCTCCGATTGGAAACTTGCCGACTTCCGAGGCGATGTTGGCCCTCGCGCAGAGCTTCGGTTTCGCGCCGACTTACATGCTGGCCGAGCTGCGCTGGTAG
- a CDS encoding EAL domain-containing protein, whose translation MSPMTLILPAIAYLVLSAALGLTLGPALGLAAFGAAAGVHGLWLAARATETAEDGKRALAQIRRELGAAREEARGILEAIEDAARTRPDLGHVMTEVRVLQGLVEQLSGQPLPKQGLPISSPSFADAQVLDIVRDALRENRVELYVQPIVDLPQRRRRHFECFSRMRAPDGTLIGPDRYLPLAESAGLVSAIDNMLLFRCVQLVRRMQGTSTDVGVFVNISEHTLADTRFFSEFVNFMAQNAELAHNLVFELAESHTRRLTEMQWAELDRLGSIGFRFSMDQVTDIDVESYTLAKRNFRFVKIEARKLLDFANSARGSAFARIRAAMMDAKLALIVEKIEAEPLLVEVLDLEVDYGQGFLFGEPRPLKEAK comes from the coding sequence ATGTCGCCGATGACGCTGATTCTGCCCGCAATCGCCTATCTCGTCCTGTCCGCGGCCTTGGGTTTGACGCTGGGTCCTGCTTTGGGCTTGGCGGCGTTCGGTGCTGCTGCCGGCGTGCACGGCCTGTGGCTTGCCGCGCGCGCGACCGAAACCGCCGAAGACGGCAAGCGCGCCCTGGCCCAAATCCGCCGCGAGCTTGGGGCCGCACGCGAAGAAGCGCGCGGCATTCTCGAGGCGATCGAAGACGCGGCACGCACGCGCCCCGATCTCGGACACGTGATGACGGAAGTGCGCGTGCTGCAGGGCCTCGTCGAGCAGCTGTCGGGCCAGCCGCTGCCGAAGCAAGGCCTGCCGATCTCCTCGCCGTCCTTCGCCGATGCGCAAGTGCTCGACATCGTGCGCGACGCGCTGCGCGAAAACCGCGTCGAACTCTATGTCCAGCCCATTGTCGATTTGCCGCAGCGTCGCCGCCGCCATTTTGAATGTTTCTCGCGCATGCGCGCCCCCGACGGCACGCTGATCGGCCCCGACCGCTATCTGCCGTTGGCCGAGAGTGCGGGCCTCGTTTCGGCGATCGACAACATGCTGCTGTTCCGCTGCGTGCAGCTCGTGCGCCGCATGCAGGGGACGAGCACCGATGTGGGCGTGTTCGTGAACATCTCCGAACACACCTTGGCCGATACGCGCTTTTTCTCGGAGTTCGTGAACTTCATGGCGCAGAACGCCGAACTCGCGCACAATCTGGTGTTCGAACTTGCCGAGAGCCACACGCGACGCTTGACCGAGATGCAATGGGCCGAGCTCGACCGCCTGGGTAGCATCGGTTTCCGCTTCTCGATGGACCAAGTCACCGACATCGACGTCGAATCCTACACGCTCGCCAAGCGCAATTTCCGCTTCGTCAAAATCGAAGCGCGCAAGCTGCTCGATTTCGCCAACAGCGCGCGCGGCTCAGCCTTTGCGCGCATTCGTGCGGCGATGATGGACGCCAAGCTCGCCCTGATCGTCGAAAAGATCGAAGCCGAACCGCTGCTGGTCGAGGTCCTCGATCTCGAGGTTGATTACGGCCAAGGCTTCCTGTTCGGCGAGCCGCGCCCGCTCAAGGAAGCCAAGTGA
- a CDS encoding quinone-dependent dihydroorotate dehydrogenase translates to MSWYDLVRPLVNRIDPEAAHGYAIAALRNGLVPRPAAVADPILRVDLWGLSFPSPIGLAAGFDKDAEVPDAMLDQGFGFVEIGSVTPRPQPGNPKKRLFRLTQDEAVINRLGFNSRGIGVAKANLERRKRRGIVGVNLGKNKETVEAGDDYVAGVQALGPFADYLVCNVSSPNTPGLRALQSREALDALVVRVQAALAESNAAIPLLFKIAPDLADADLEDVVRVALDRKLAGLIVGNTTLSRPVSLADAQKIEAGGLSGRPLMALSTEILAKTYSLAGGALTLVGTGGVFDAADAYAKIRAGATLVQLYSAMVYRGPSVAAAIAADLGELLRRDGFARVADAVGVDRR, encoded by the coding sequence ATGAGCTGGTACGATCTCGTTCGGCCGCTCGTGAACCGCATCGATCCGGAAGCCGCCCACGGTTACGCGATCGCGGCCTTGCGCAACGGACTTGTGCCGCGCCCGGCCGCTGTCGCCGATCCAATTTTGCGCGTAGATCTATGGGGGCTATCGTTTCCCTCTCCGATTGGGCTTGCCGCCGGTTTCGACAAGGACGCCGAAGTGCCGGACGCGATGCTCGACCAGGGTTTCGGCTTTGTCGAAATCGGATCAGTGACACCGCGCCCGCAGCCGGGAAATCCCAAGAAGCGCCTGTTTCGCCTTACGCAGGACGAGGCGGTGATCAACCGTTTGGGCTTCAACAGCCGCGGCATTGGCGTCGCCAAAGCCAATCTCGAGCGCCGAAAGCGGCGCGGCATCGTCGGCGTCAATCTCGGCAAAAACAAAGAGACGGTCGAGGCCGGCGACGACTATGTCGCGGGCGTGCAGGCCCTCGGCCCCTTTGCCGACTATCTCGTGTGCAACGTGTCCTCGCCCAACACGCCGGGCTTGCGCGCGTTACAAAGCCGCGAAGCGCTCGACGCACTCGTGGTGCGCGTGCAGGCGGCACTCGCCGAGAGCAACGCGGCGATCCCGCTGCTGTTCAAGATCGCCCCCGACCTCGCCGACGCCGATCTCGAAGACGTCGTGCGCGTGGCACTCGACCGCAAGCTTGCGGGCTTGATCGTGGGCAATACGACTTTGTCGCGCCCGGTCTCGCTCGCCGACGCACAGAAAATCGAAGCAGGAGGCCTTTCGGGGCGGCCGCTGATGGCGCTATCGACCGAGATCCTCGCCAAGACTTACAGCCTCGCCGGCGGGGCCTTGACGCTCGTGGGTACGGGCGGCGTTTTCGATGCGGCCGACGCCTATGCGAAAATCCGCGCCGGCGCGACACTCGTGCAACTCTATTCGGCGATGGTCTATCGTGGACCCAGTGTGGCCGCCGCGATCGCCGCCGATCTCGGCGAGCTGTTGCGCCGCGACGGTTTTGCGCGCGTGGCTGATGCGGTCGGCGTGGATCGGCGTTGA
- a CDS encoding DUF952 domain-containing protein, producing MNTPIYHMCKREEWQVALAAGRYFGSSQDQADGFIHFSDRGQIVASAARHRAGQDDLVLIEIDAESLGAALKWEASRGGALFPHLYGPLDPVKVARTAPLRLDANGRHVFPWDLA from the coding sequence ATGAACACGCCGATCTACCATATGTGCAAACGCGAGGAGTGGCAGGTGGCTCTGGCTGCAGGCCGCTATTTCGGCTCGTCGCAAGACCAAGCCGACGGCTTCATCCATTTCTCGGATCGCGGCCAGATCGTCGCCAGCGCTGCGCGGCACCGGGCAGGCCAGGACGATCTCGTGCTGATCGAGATCGATGCCGAATCGTTGGGTGCTGCCCTCAAATGGGAAGCGTCCCGCGGCGGTGCGCTGTTCCCGCACCTTTACGGCCCGCTCGACCCGGTCAAGGTCGCGCGCACCGCACCGCTGCGGCTGGACGCGAATGGCCGCCACGTCTTCCCGTGGGACCTCGCATGA
- a CDS encoding 3TM-type holin has protein sequence MIPALLAQLGLPVLVRLVGGALARIDNPVAKTASSTLSDVAAAIDQARIDPAQIAEANRHLETLAKLDSDDYRETIREVNATIRAESASEDPYVRRMRPTFGYVMAATWAAQMSAVAWIVVAAPREAAPVIEALGALSLMWSVGLSVLGVYVYKRSADKALGAGQAPESLIETLQSVVKRR, from the coding sequence GGCGGTGCTCTTGCGCGCATCGATAATCCTGTCGCCAAAACCGCGTCCAGCACTTTGTCCGACGTGGCCGCGGCGATCGATCAGGCCAGGATCGATCCGGCCCAGATCGCCGAGGCCAACCGGCATCTCGAAACGTTGGCCAAGCTCGACAGCGACGATTATCGCGAAACGATCCGCGAAGTGAACGCGACGATCCGCGCCGAGTCGGCGTCCGAGGACCCATACGTACGCCGTATGCGGCCGACCTTCGGCTATGTAATGGCCGCGACTTGGGCAGCGCAAATGTCGGCGGTCGCTTGGATCGTCGTCGCCGCACCGCGCGAGGCTGCCCCGGTGATCGAAGCGCTGGGGGCCTTGTCGCTGATGTGGTCGGTCGGCCTGTCGGTGCTCGGCGTCTATGTCTACAAGCGCTCCGCCGATAAGGCGCTGGGGGCGGGCCAAGCGCCTGAAAGCCTGATCGAGACGCTTCAATCCGTTGTCAAACGGCGCTAG